In the Endozoicomonas sp. SCSIO W0465 genome, CCAGTACCTCGTCAATGCCAGCTCTATTGAGGATCAGCTTCTCTATATCGCTGACAATATGGAAGGCCTGACAGCCCTTCTGGTTGATGGCCAGCTGCTGGCGATTGACTTGCCTGCATCCGTTGCGCTGGAAATCGTCGATACCGCGCCCGGCATAAAAGGCGCATCGGCAGCAGCAAGAACAAAGCCAGCCCGGGTCAGCACAGGCCTTGAGGTTCAGGTCCCAGAGTACCTGAGTAACGGTGAAGTCATTAAAATCAACACGGAAACAGGGAAATTCATGTCCCGCGCCTGACGTTGAAGAGTTTCCGGAGCCCCTCCGGAAACCTTATGCAAAATATAAGAAAAACTTTCATTCAACAGCCTGGTTAAAACACCCGAAATAATATATCAAATCGAAATATAATACCTTTGTTTAAGTTATTTCTGATCATTAGAAACCTAGTATGTAAACATACATTTAAAAACTCTTGGTTTACGCAATACGTTTTATAAGTTTCAAATCAATAAAAATTATCCAATCAATATCAAAAAATCAGAACTTTCTTTTGGACAGACCAATGAACACAAGTTAAACAAACCCAATCAAGGAAGTAGGCTATGACATTAGGAAATATTGCTCACTGCATTTTTCGAACAATTTGTTTCCCTATGGCTGTGGGTTTTATTTCCTGCTTATCCGCTGATCAGTCCGCTATGATGGTATCGAATTACAGCCCCCTGTTTTCTAACAATGCTTC is a window encoding:
- the yeiP gene encoding elongation factor P-like protein YeiP — its product is MPYARELKKGQIVDIEGQYYQVRQVEAKSPSARGAQTLYKIRFSAVPGGQKLEQTLTGDILLADVNLHRRAVTLLYREGNECTFMDSEDYSQYLVNASSIEDQLLYIADNMEGLTALLVDGQLLAIDLPASVALEIVDTAPGIKGASAAARTKPARVSTGLEVQVPEYLSNGEVIKINTETGKFMSRA